A region from the Acyrthosiphon pisum isolate AL4f chromosome A1, pea_aphid_22Mar2018_4r6ur, whole genome shotgun sequence genome encodes:
- the LOC100570919 gene encoding uncharacterized protein LOC100570919 codes for MNVKKKILPVICLMSAYVHWIKPRLLSASASKGGKSLLLHLCGRSRFLIPMIVFTAFWLFDAQMQIEASVSLTLRRNVQITIGTAEEEPEVDVDDDEEEEDDDDDDADDDDDLYTIDSYSDISSTSDVSVLGLEDVHIALQEFINSDGSGRRFSIRHSLHRDHHEQ; via the exons ATGAATGTCAAGAAGAAGATCTTACCAGTAATATGCTTGATGTCAGCGTACGTTCACTGGATCAAGCCTCGTTTGCTGTCTGCTTCGGCGTCTAAGGGCGGCAAGTCGCTTTTATTGCATCTGTGTGGCCGTTCCAGGTTTCTCATACCCATGATCGTGTTCACTGCGTTTTGGCTATTTGATGCACAGATGCAGATCGAGGCTTCCGTCAGCCTGACACTCAGGCGCAACGTACAGATAACTATTGGTACAGCTGAAGAGGAGCCCGAAGTGGATGTTGATGACGATGAAGAGGAGGAggacgacgatgacgatgatGCCGATGACGATGACGACTTGTACACCATTGATTCGTATTCAGACATCTCTTCTACTTCTGATGTTAGTGTGCTTGGATTGGAAGACGTGCACATCGCATTACAGGAGTTTATCAATAGTGATGGATCTGGTAGAAGGTTTTCTATTAG GCATTCCCTTCATCGCGATCACCATGAGCAGTAA
- the LOC100571817 gene encoding uncharacterized protein LOC100571817: MKRTQQSLLHFYKKSKQSTESVDDTFQSTSNVLQDDDIMATLETEKTAPNPPVVSPVIEPSLKCLDSKFDMGGYVECKKNLSDEEKVSILRNVWTPDLKFNFPHDNSGKYKHKIQIKWLETFKWLAYSKLREGLFCKFCVLFLNLNHAGKGSHEKLGKLVLKPLTKLKDTLEDFRNHEKNDYHKNSLLTADNIKVILEKKQDNILVQLNSKRKDEVIKNRAKLKPIIQTIRLCGRQQIALRGHEDSGRIFLEEPKSNDGIFRCLLRYRSKNGDNVLKEHLETSVGKSMYLYKPTYTK, encoded by the coding sequence ATGAAAAGAACTCAGCAAtcattattgcatttttataaaaaatctaaacagtCCACCGAATCTGTCGATGATACATTTCAATCTACATCGAATGTTTTACAAGATGATGACATTATGGCAACACTTGAAACAGAAAAAACAGCTCCAAATCCACCAGTTGTTTCTCCGGTAATTGAAcctagtttaaaatgtttagattctAAGTTTGATATGGGAGGTTATGttgagtgtaaaaaaaatttaagtgacGAAGAGAAAGTTTCAATTTTGCGAAACGTATGGACACccgatttaaagtttaatttccCGCATGATAATAgtggaaaatataaacataaaatccaaattaaatggCTTGAAACTTTCAAATGGTTAGCATATTCAAAATTAAGAGAgggtttattttgtaaattctgTGTActgttcttaaatttaaatcatgctGGTAAGGGATCACATGAGAAGTTAGgtaaacttgttttaaaacCCTTGACAAAGCTAAAAGACACATTGGAAGACTTTAGAAATcacgaaaaaaatgattaccatAAAAATTCGTTACTTACTGCTGACaacataaaagtaattttagaaaaaaaacaagataatatattagtacaatTGAATAGTAAACGAAAAGATGAAGTCATAAAAAATCGCGCAAAACTTAAACCAATTATTCAAACAATTCGGTTATGTGGTAGACAACAAATAGCGTTACGGGGGCACGAGGATTCTGGTAGAATTTTTTTAGAAGAACCAAAAAGTAACGATGGTATTTTCCGTTGTTTGCTCCGATATCGCTCGAAAAATGGTGACAACGTATTAAAAGAACATTTGGAAACTAGTGTTGGTAaatctatgtacctatacaagcCCACttatacaaaatga